The following proteins are encoded in a genomic region of Devosia lucknowensis:
- a CDS encoding endonuclease domain-containing protein: MPNGDRLLGHARSIRREPTLAERKLWALLRDRRFVGFKFRRQVPIGPYIADFVCYETKLIIEADGSQHADNARDVARDAELTRRGFRLLRLWNADILLRPTQVADLVWAHLHGVSP; encoded by the coding sequence ATGCCGAATGGCGACAGACTTCTTGGTCATGCCCGATCTATTCGGCGCGAGCCGACGCTGGCCGAGCGTAAGCTCTGGGCTCTCTTGCGAGACCGCCGCTTCGTCGGTTTCAAGTTTCGACGCCAAGTGCCGATTGGACCGTACATTGCAGACTTCGTTTGCTACGAGACCAAGCTCATCATCGAGGCCGACGGCTCGCAACACGCTGACAATGCACGAGATGTGGCCAGGGACGCAGAATTGACCAGGCGCGGTTTCCGCCTCCTGCGCCTCTGGAACGCCGACATCCTGCTTCGCCCGACCCAGGTCGCAGATCTCGTCTGGGCGCATCTGCATGGAGTGTCGCCGTGA
- a CDS encoding VOC family protein, producing the protein MLDHVGILVADWNKSKAFYDAAFLPLGYTLLAVVPEQFTGGVKVGGYGKGKPDFWLTEAVQTGPGRHYAFVAADRAEVDAFYAAAMANGGRDNGGPGPRPHYHEHYYGAFVIDPDGNNVEAVCHAPG; encoded by the coding sequence ATGCTTGATCACGTTGGAATTCTCGTTGCGGACTGGAACAAGTCCAAAGCCTTCTATGACGCGGCTTTTTTGCCGCTGGGCTACACGCTTCTTGCCGTTGTCCCCGAGCAGTTTACCGGCGGAGTGAAGGTCGGTGGCTATGGCAAGGGCAAGCCGGATTTTTGGCTCACCGAAGCCGTCCAGACCGGACCGGGCCGTCACTACGCCTTTGTTGCTGCCGACCGGGCCGAGGTTGACGCTTTCTATGCTGCAGCGATGGCCAATGGCGGCAGGGACAATGGCGGGCCAGGACCGCGTCCGCACTATCACGAGCACTATTACGGCGCCTTCGTCATCGATCCCGATGGCAATAATGTAGAAGCAGTGTGTCATGCCCCAGGCTGA